DNA from Ignavibacteriales bacterium:
TCCATTATCAAAATCGTTGTCATCCATTCGTGTATATAAAACATATTTAACAGCTTTTGCCGTTGGCTTCAACGGATCATCAACTGGCTGCCATTTCAATTCAACTCCGCTATTGTTATCAAGTATAGCTTGAAAATGATCGACTGGCAATGGCTGAACTACATAATCGGTTCCGTTTTGTGTTGAAATGAATCGTAGCATAGCTTTGTAAATTGCACGGGAAACCGTAAATCGGAAACGTGGATCGAGAACATATTTCATATCAAGAAAATTTTGATGTGAAAGAAGTTCTAACAATACCGAAGGAATGTTTGGTCTGCGCGATTCGCTGTAATCAGCTTCCCGAAGTTGTCTTCTACTCCAGGCAGGATCAAATTTTGCTTTAATGTCATCACAAATTTGTGTTTGAACAAGATCAGCTAAATCTCTGTTAGCAAACCTGGAATAACCTGAAGGGAAAACATCTTTCTTATCGTTGTCTTCAATTGTATAAATGGAAAGTGTTCCAATCGTTGTATCGTTATGCGTTATTCCTGCATCCGTGTGGAAAGCCATGGTAAGATCAATTGGAATTCCCAACCCTTTTTCATTCCGGTTTTTATTTGGACCAGATGGTGCTCCGTTTAGATAGTTGGCGTATTCTGCACGACATTGATAATCATCTCTGTAATCATCTTTGTCTTTCATAAAACTATAAACTAAAGTATCAGGCATTCCGGAATATTGAAGATTGTAGCGGGCGCTTTCAACATACTTGGGTCTTCCACTGGTGGAACCATTGCGGCTGATAATTCCCATACCGCCACCAAATCTAACTGCATCTGCTGAAACAATTTTACCTTCAGGATTTTCACCAGTCATATTTGAAAGAAGTACTTTTCCAGTTGTTGGATTATATCCATTTCCAAACTTGAACTTTCCTAAATAAATCCAAGTACTGCCACCGATTTTTTGATTAACTACAAAATCAGTTATTCCACCTTCGTGATAAACCGAATAATGGGCATCGGAAATATTTTTATCTGAAGCAGGATAAGAAATATAAACTGCATAGTAACCAGTTTCGGGAATATCCGGAATCCAATTTACAAGCGCTGTGGATTTGCTATCAGCCTGAACAAATCTGGCTGTTCCCTTTTTAAATGGATTATATCCTTCCGGATACGGTGGATTACCTACCGCAAAGCCAGCTTGTTCACTTGTTTTGAAATGATGATTTTTATCTACGTTTGCTTCCAGATATTTTTCATTACCAGCTTTTAATTCATTAACATCATTATCCACAACCGCTTCATTTGTCTGTGTATCTCTTTCTCGCGGCATAAAAATGTTAGCTCCGGCATTTTCCAGCATTGGTAAAATGTACGGCAAAACAAAAGATGTTGGAATTAAATCCTCAACAGTTTGAAACAACCTTGGGCGTTGCCATTCCCAGCGGTCTTCATCACTGCTGTAATACCAACCGTGACTATTCCATAGAACAATGTTACGTTGGAATAATCCTTTATCAATTTTAAATGGCTTACTAATATTCTGAACCACAGGCGACGGTCTATCAAATGTTTTAGATGGAAGTCTGGAAAGATCAAATTCACTTTTATCTTTTCTAAAGTAATTTGGAATTAGTTGTTCAATTGGTTTGTGTAATGTCTGGATGGAAAATTTGTAATCGCTGTAATCAACTCCAAAAAAATCTTTAATTGAAGAATAAATTTGTTCTACATTTTCCTGTCGGAATGGAAGATTTGAAAATTCTCTGTTAAAATTAATCTGGATTGATTTATTCGTTTCGTCAGAAATTACCGTGTCTACTTTAGCTAAAGGAGGTAAAGGAATAGTAAATTGCTTTTTCTTTACAACTTCTCTAAATGAAGCAGCCAGCTCTGGAAAAGAAAGTTTTGTTTTTATGTTCTCTTCTTTTTTTTCAAGAGCCTTTTCTTCTTTGGTAATTGATTTGGTGGCACAACCTGTTATGAGTAAAATAGAAATAAAAACAGTTGAAAGTAAAAATCGTTTTTTCATTTTAATTTGTTCCCAATAATGAATAAACAGAAATTAGTTTAACCAGCTTAAAACGTTAATCTTTTACTTCCTTTTCTATTTGAAAAACTGGTTTAATGTCTACCGGAAGTTTAACAAGTTTATTACGTAACGTAACCATCGATGGAGAATCCACAGCATATTTTTCAATTAATTGTTTAGCGCCGTTGTAATCGCCAGTTGCCTGAATTGTTAAAATTATTTTTGCTAATTCTTTTAAAGCTGAATGCACTTTTGCGAAATCAACTTTAACTTTTTGAGTTTTAGCATCGTAAACATATCCACCTTTTTCCAACAGGAAGTTATAAATGATTGCACTGCCTGCGCCGTGTGCTTCATTTATTCCAAATCGAACTGAGCGGAAAATACCAGCTAAGAATGTTGCCCAAATTTGCTTTTCAGATTTTTTTGGATAAACACCTTTATCGACTAAGAAGTTATTGTTATACATTCCAAGTATGTCCGCTTTACATTCTTCAATTTTGGAATAAGTTTCCTTTAATTCAATTTTAACTTCTGACTTTAATCCATTCACTGTTATATAGCCGGGACCTAAGCCATGAGACATTTCGTGCATTAAAGTATGATTAAAGAATCCATCAAATGTAACATAAGGTAATTGGCTTTTATCCATTACAATCTGAGCGATTGGTTTAAGAAGTTTTTCAAACTTTGCTTCGTGAACATTTTTAATCATTACCTTCTTGGAACCTTTTGCAGAGCGCACTCTTTCATCGTTTGGAAGATTGAACGCAAGAGTTTGAACGCCGCGCTTTGCATCACCCGCTGTATAAATTTCGTTTACCACCACTATTGGAGATTCTGAACCGCGATCAAAATTCTTATACTTATCATCGTATGGAAGATTTTTTTCCATCTCAGTTAGGTACTGTCCAAACTTCTCAAGTTTTTTACTTTCACCAGGATCTTTGATTGTAAGAAATGATTCAAATGATGCTTTATAATTAAACAATCCATCTTCGTAAACTTCGTAAGGTCCAATTACTACTTCAATTTTGCTGTCTTTCAAATCCATCCAAGCCATGTCGCTTTCGTAATAATCATTAGTTTCAAATGCCAGGGCACGTGTTAATAAATATTTTTTAAGGGATTCGTTATCACTATAACCAGCGGCTTCTCTTAAAAACTTTGCGGCTTTGGTTAGCTTATCTCCATAATATTTTGAATATGGGATAGCAATCAATTTATGATCTGTTCTGCGAATTATGGAGAATTCAGAAGTAAAGCTGTTTTTATCAGAAGGATTATTCTTTATCCAGTTTTCAAATTCTTCCTTTGTCATATCATCAGGATAAAAATTTGCACCAAGAGGTTTTTCTTTCCCTCCATAAAATGGATCGTCATGGTTTAACCGGTCAAATGGACCGCAGTTTATATTAAAATATTTTAAAGTAAGAAAAGCAAGTTCGTTAGATTGCTTTTGCAATTCGTTTTTAAGCTCTTCATTTTTTGCATAAACCTGATCAAGAAAAATTTCATCAATAACTTCTGATGCCTGGTATAGTTTCTTAACTACTAATTTTTCTCTTTCATTAAGCAACTTATGATCATATTTAATTTTAGTTTCGACGTATTGAGAAATCATCTTTTTTAATGTTTTGGTATCCATCTTCTCCTGCCCGCTTGTTTTAATTGTTGTTAATATTAGAACAACTGATAGAAAATAAATAATAGTTTTCATATTAATCCCTTATTTATATTTTTAATTCTACTTTCTTTTTGTGAAATATAAAGAATTTTAAGAAAGTATTTAACTACACAAGTGTAGTAAAAATTGTTATTAGTGTATAAAAAAAACAACAAACCATTTACTAAAACTTCTAAAAATCACAATAATCAATTCAATCTTTTTGGCATTTAGGTTGAATATAAATGAGAGTGTTAATTAAAAAGCAGAGGTATAAAATGAAAAGGATAATTTTATTTGCAGCATTCTTGATTTTTGTTTCAAGCAGTTTAACAAAAGCCAGGACTTATTTTAACGGGGATGTTTCATTTAATTTCTTCTATTCATCTTTGTCACCTTATGGTGAATGGATTGAAATTGATAATGATCTTTATGCATGGAAACCAGATCGTGTAAGCCGTAATTGGATGCCTTACTCAGTTGGAAGATGGGTTTGGACAAACCAAGGCTGGTACTGGGATTCCTACGAACCTTACGGTTGGGCAACTTACCATTATGGAAGATGGTATGATGATGATTATTATGGATGGATTTGGGTACCAGATTATGATTGGGCACCTGCATGGGTAGAATGGAGATATAATGATGACTACATCGGTTGGGCACCATTACCACCATATGCATCTTTCAGTATAAATTCAGGAATTCATTTTTCAATCAGCTGGAACTCTCCACATCATTACTGGAACTTTGTACATTACAATCACTTTTGCGGATACGATATTGACCGATACGTTGTTGGTGAAAAATATAGAAACAGGATTTACAATAATACGCGTTACAGAAATGATTATGGTTATCGCGATGGTAGAGTAATCAATCGTGGAGTTGAAAGAGATTTTGTTGAACGTCGGTCAGGAGGCAAAATTGCTGAACGCGATATGGTTGAAACTTCTAAACTAAGAGATAATGTTGGATCGAGAACAAGGGATGACCGCAGAGTAGAAGTTTACAGACCAAGTAATGATGATGTTAAAAAGAGCCGAGAGATTAATAAAATAGAAGTGAAACGAAATGACAGAAAAACTTCTCTTGAAGTTTCAAAGGTTGATATCAAAGAAAGAATGAAACCGGACAGCAGAAAAGTAGAAAGCAGAACTCGTGATGAAAATGTGAAAGCAGTGGAAAGAAATAAGATAGAAGTTAAACGGAATATTGATACGCGCACAACAGAACCAAAAAGAGAAATTAAAACTAACACAAATACGGGTAGAGATGTTTTACCTAAAAATGAAATTGAAAGGAAAGTAAACCAGAATGAAAACCGAGTAATTGAAAAACCAGTTCGTGTAAATTCGGAACCACCAAAAAGGGAAGTAAGAATTCTGGAGAATAATAAACCGAGAAATGAAGCTCCTAGAATTGAAAACCGTTCTTCAGGAAATAAAAATGTTGAAGTACGGGAAAGACCAAAAGTAGAAGAAAGAAAAGTTGAACCAAAGAAAGAAACAAGCAGGGATAATAGTTCAAGAAGTTCTAATGGCGGGGGTGAAAGAAGAAGATAGATTGTTCAATTACAAATTTCGAATTACGGATTACGAAGAATTGAAATCCTCTCACTTCGTAATTCGTAATTTCTAATTCGTAATTTTAATTAAACGGTTTTGTGCGGTCAGTCTTAAATTCGGGGCGATAAAAATTGGTGCTTTCTAATTCTTGTACCCAGCCATTTTTTAATCCATATTTTTCCATCAAACTTAACGCTTTTTCGTATTCAGAAATCCTAAGTGTCCTATCCAGCAAAATTTCCTTATGAGCATTGTTGGTTGGAAAATATTGGGACATAAGAGAAATGTGAACGTTCGGGTTTAATTCTTCAGCAATAAATTTGAAGACATTTTCTGAATCGGAAAGATCGTTTGGCAGAACAAGATGCCTAATTATTAATCCTTTAACCACTACACCATTTTCATAAATTAGTTCATCCCCAACCTGGTTATACATTTCCTTTATAGCAAGTTTTGCAAAATCAAAATAATTTTCTGCGTTGGAATATGATTTACCATTTTCATTATTTCCATATTTTAGATCGGGCAGATAAATATCTATTACATCTTTAAAAAGTTTAAGCATTTCAACAGAATCATATCCATTGGAATTATAAATTATTGGCAGGGATAATCCCTTTTCTACAGCAAGCAAAATTGATTTTAATATTTGCGGTGCAAAATGCGTTGGAGAAACTAATCCAATGTTATGGCAATGTTTGTCTTGCAGTTCAATCATTATTTCAGCTAACTTTTCCAAACTCACTTCATAACTATCCTCTTGCCGCCAGTTCTGACTTATTTCAAAGTTCTGACAATAAATACATTGTAGGTTACAGTTGCCAAAGAAAATATTTCCGGCACCTTTGGTTCCTGATAATCCTGGCTCTTCCCCGTGGTGTGCAGTATAAGATGAAACAATTGGCAAAGAACCGCTTAAACAAATTCCAAAGTTATTATTTAATCGTTCGGCTTGGCAATCATGTGGGCAGCTGTTGCAGAATTCTAAAATTCTGTCGGCTTCGGCAACCTGATTCTGTAATTCACCTGACTTATAAAGTTTTATATAAGAAGGAATAAAAGTCATATTGGAATTCTTTCTTTATCATTTTAATTAATTGTACAGCTAAGATAAATAAATATTAAAAGCAAGAAAAATTTTGGGAGAGATTTTCCTTTCTTCATTACACTAATATTACTTAAATTTCGCTCGACAGTTTTGAAGATATTCTTGTTTAAATTTAGGAGAAATATTTTGATGGAAAAAATAAAGTATTTAATTCTGGTACTTATGCTATTATCTGCAGGTGGATATGCGCAGACAGTAAAAGTTATTAATGTGGAAGAAATAACAAACTTAACTGACGGTGAATTTTATTATCCCAAATTAAGTCTTGATGGTTCAAAGATATTTTTTACTTCTGCAAACTTTACCGGCTTGTGGTACTATGATATGAATTCTAAAAAAATAAATAAATTAGTTTCTGAATTAGGCGCTGGTTATGAATTTACATTTTCAAATGATGGAAAATCAGTTTATTACAGAACCAGTGAATACAACGAAAGAGGTTTAAGAACTTCTCAATCAATTTATAAAATTGGGATTGACAACGGTAAGAAAGAAATTATTCAAAGTTCAAAATCTCTCTCTACTCCACAAGTTTTAACTGATGGCAAAGTTGTTTACACTGCTAATGATAAATTGGTTGAAAAAATAATTGATTCAAAACTAAACAAAATTCAGCTTAGGAATGATTCTTATGTTTGTATAGAAAATCAGAAAATTGCTTTTTACCAAAATGGAAATAAGAAAATTTTAGATCCACTAAATGCTGAAAACTACATTTGGCCATCGCTTTCACCGGACAAATCCAAATTACTTTTTACGGCAGCCGGCAAAGGAAGTTACATTTCCAATTTAGACGGAGCTATACTTGTAAATCTCGGAAAAGCAAATGCACCCAAATGGTCATCTGACGGCAAATGGATTTCTTATATGGTTGATAATGATAATGGAGAAGTTGTTACTTCCTCAGATATATTTTTGGCTTCAGTAGATGGAAAGTTTAAATATCAGTTAACCAATACTTCCAGCATTTTTGAAATGTATCCGGAGTGGTCTTCTGACAGCCAGAGTTTAGTTTACCATAGCAATGATGGTAAAATTTATATAATGAAATTAAAAGTTGATTAACGAGGAAGGCGATGAAAAAATTATTTTTACTGACTTTAGTATTTACTATAAATATTACTTTAATTTTTGCGCAAGATTTTACCGGAATAAAAATTTGCATTAATCCAGGGCATGGTGGTCACGATTCCAATGATAGATTTATTGCAGCAACTGGTTTTTGGGAGTCTGATGGCAATTTAGCCAAAGGATTGTATCTTCGTGATATTCTGAAAAACTACGGTGCTAATATAGTAATGACCAGAACAACCAACACAACAAGTGATGATCTTGCTCTATCTGAAATTGTAGCTATTGCAAATCAAAATAATGTTGATTGGATGCACGCCGTTCATAGTAATGCATTTGATGCAAAATCAAATTATACTCTTTTGCTTTTCCAGGGAAGAAATGCGGCTCCAACTTATCCTGATTGCCTACCAATGGCTAACACAATGGTTGATGAAATTTACAAGGCGAACAGAACGACCCAAAAAATGATTGCCGGTGATTTTGATTTTTATGGAACTGGGCAGGCATATTTAGGCGTCTTCAAAGGGCTTCATATGCCTGGAACATTATCCGAAGGTTCATTCCATGATTATGTACCAGAATCCTGGCGTTTAAGAAACGCTGAATATAAAAAGAATGAAGCCTGGGCAATTGCACGTTCATTTGTTTCTTTTTGGAAATTGACTCCATTTACTCATGGCGTTGCTGCTGGTTTGGTTAGGGATAATTCCCTGAAAGTTGATTATTATTACAACCCCAACGCACGAGATGGAAATGAATCAAGGAAACCTTTGAATAAGATAAAAGTAACACTTCAACCCGGGAATAAAGTTTACAATGGTGATGAGTTTAATAATGGATTCTACATGTTCGATAGTCTTGCTCCTGGAACTTACAAATTATATTTTGAAGCCGACCGGTATTATTTGGACTCGGCTACAGTAAATGTAGTAGCCAATAAGACAGTATTTGCAGATGAATATTTGATATATGATACAACCGCTGCTCCAACGTTGCTTTCCCATACCCCGGAAGATTTAGCGACAAATGTAAAAACTGTTAATCCAATTATTATTAATTTTAATAAAGAAATGAATCAAGAATCAACTAAAAATGCTTTTTCTATTAGTCCAAATGTTGTTGGTGCTTTTGCTTTAGGTGATGAAAATAAAACTTTAATCTTTACTCCAAAAGTTCCACTTGAAAAATCAACTAAATATACTGTTACAATTTCTGCTTCAGCAAAAAGCATTTGGAATGTGCCACTTGAGAATAGCGAATCTTTTAGCTTTACAACAAATGACCGCAACCGGGTTCATTTAGTGAATTCATACCCAAGAGAAAATCAGTATGATATAAGCAATTATGTTCTTTTCAAGTTGACTTTTGATGCACCGATTACGGCTTCGCTAGGTAACTTTAAATTATTTGATTTGAATAACAATGAAGAATCATTGACTAATTTCCGTCTTTCCACTGAAAATGGGTTGGGTGTTGCTTACTTTGAATCTAAAAATGGTTTGGGAATTTTTACAAACTATAAATTAATGATGGATGGTTCAATAAAAGATAACGAAGGTTATCCTTTAGTTGATACCATTTGGCTTCAATTCCAAACTCTTCACGAAAAATATATTTCTGGTGCTGTTGTAGATAGTTTTGAAACAATTGGTAAATGGAAGAATGCAAGTAGAGGTGCAGAATCAACAGGAATTGATACAATTGCTTCTACATTTAAAATTACTTACAGCAAATATTTCCGTGGAAAAAATTCTGCACGACTCGCATATTCATTTAAAAACGAAAACGATGGGATTTGCCAGTATTTTAATTCTGATAAGTTTAATATTGGAAGCAGTTCTTCTTCTGAATTTGGAATGTGGGTTTATGGGGATTTAAGTAATAATATTCTTGAATACTGGTTTGATAGTAACGGAATTGGAAGTTCTAAAATATTTGTTGATACAATAAATTGGTCTGGTTGGAAACTTAAAAGAATTTCAACTTCCAACATTCCAGTAACTGGCGATAAATTTTTCCACAGTATAGTTGTAAAGCAATCAGCAACTGGAACTAAAACTTCTATCATTTATGTAGATGATGCTCAGTATAATATTGTAGTTCCTGTTGAAGAAAATAAAAAAGAAAGCGCTCCTAAAAGATTTGTGCTTCAGCAAAATTATCCAAATCCTTTTAATCCTTCAACAATTATAGAGTATTCCATTCCGGGTGTGGGGGCAGGATCAACATCAAAGGTACTCTTAAAAATTTATGATGTTCTTGGTAACGAAGTAGCAACACTTGTTAACGAAGATAAATCTGCAGGTAACTATCGTGTTGAATTTAATTCGGAAAACTTATCAAGTGGAATTTATTTTTATAAATTGCAGAGCAATCAAAATATTGAAATTAGAAAAATGATTTTGGTGAGGTAAAATAATTTTAGAAAAAACGGAATAAATTAATTCCTGGATTGAATTTTTAATTATTACGAACTAAATTAACCATGAAACAAAATTAATTTAGTTCAAAATTAGTAGGGTAGATGATGACTGCTTATTTGCTTTTTACTTCAAAGAATGATGAACTTATGTGCAACTATATTTTTGCCGAAGAAGAAATTAAGTTGTTCAGTTTTTCACTTGAAGAAGAATTTATTGTTAAAGCTGAAGAAACAAAATACAAAACCGTTAAAGAATTGGAAGCTTCTTATTCAGCAAAAAGTAAAACTGCTAAAAGTAAAAAGCAAAGATCAGTTATTGTACGTAAAGAATATCAGGATATTCGTCAAGCCCTTTACTTCCTTGGAAGCAGTATGGATGACTTTAAGGAAGGAATTCCTGCACATAAAAAATTACCTCAGATTGTAAATCCGTACGATATGGATTTTGAAGAAGTGGATGATGATTTCGATCCAATTAAAAGCAATCTTAACGATGAAGAATTTAATGAAGATAAACTTTTGGATGGTTTGAAAGATTTTCAGGATGATGATGAAGAAAAGAATTTTGATGATCTTGACGATGATGAATACTTCAGGTAAACATCAACATTAGCTTTCTTTAATTTGCAAATACTTTCAAACCAATCATCTAATTTTATAAAATTGAGTTGCACTGCAAGTCATCTTAAATTATCTGCATCAATACATTCGCACAATTAAAAAATCTAAAGGTGATTATATGACCGCAAAACTACTGCGTAAACATTTCCTGGTTGATTATTTTTTTATTTCAATTGGCGCAGCAACTATGGCATTGGGTATTGGGGTGTTCCTGGTTGATGCGCAGGTTGTCCCAGGGGGAGTAAGTGGTCTATCAATGGCTTTTTATTATTTAAGCAATAAAACTATTCCAGTTGGATTGCTCATTTGGGTTTTAAATGTTCCATTATTCCTTTGGGGATTGAAAGAGCTTGGCAAAAAATTTGGAATCCGAACATTTTATGGATTTACACTTAATGCTTTTTTCATAGATTTCTTTCGTGGTTCAATTCCTGGATTCCACTATATCAGGTTGCAGGAAAGCCAAACAATCCGGGATCTACAGCAAAATGATTTTCTTTTTTTAATTCTTATTGGATCTGTTCTCATCGGAATTGGTCTGGGAATAATTTTTAAGTTCAAAGGAACAACCGCTGGTTCTGATATTGTTGCATCCATAATGCAAAAAAAATATGGATTCAAGCCAGGTCAGGCAATAATGTTCATTGATTTTTTTGTTATTGCAGTGGCTGGATTAATAATTGAAGTAAAACATTTATCACCAAATAGACCTGCAATGTCTTTAACATTATATGCTTTCTTTTTGCTGTTTGTATCCAGCAAGCTTGTGGATATAATTATTGATGGTTTTGATTATGCAAGGATGGCTTACATAATTTCTGATAAATATGAAGAAATTGCTAAGGTAATTATGAATGAGCTTAGCCGCGGTGCAACGGGATTAAAAGCACATGGATTGTATAAAAATATGGAAAGAGAAATTTTAGTTACAGTTGTTACATTACGGGAAGTTGGGCAACTAACAGAGCTGATAAAGGAAATTGATCCAGAGGCTTTTGTTATCATTGGAAATGTACACGAGGTATTAGGAGAAGGTTTTAGAAGACGAATTTGATTCATCTTAAATTTTTTTACCTGGTCAATAATTATAACATTGGAAATTTAAAAGGATTTGCTATCTTTTATATAGAAATAACTTAAATACATAATTCAAGATTCCTTTGAAGTGCTTTTAAGAAGTTTACTTTTAATAAAATCGGGGACGCCATGCCATGATTTAGTTAGAGTAACCAGCATTAATAGAGGAGGGCATGATGTGGCTTCGTAGTTGTGTCGTTTATTTACTGATAGTGATATTCCTTGTTCTTACAATTAATAAATCTTTTGCACAAAATTTTGATTATTCCAAAAGTGTTGAAAAGAAGAACCCTTTAAAAGTTCAGACAAGTAACGCAAATATTAAATTGAATTATTTAGAGCAGCCAAAAAAACTAACTGTTGCTGGCTTAAAATCAATTTCATCAGTTTCAGCTAATTCACTTGCAGATATTTTGTTGCTCAACCCAACCATTTATAACCGCTTAACTGGTTCAAACTCACCAGAAAAAATTTCAACTGCAACAAAATTTTCAGCTAGAGTATGCTCAGATGAGTATGAACCTTTTTCACTATATCTCCTGGCAAAATCGGATCTTCATAATATTAAAGTTCAATGGACAGATTTAACCGGTGCCGGTGGTACTATTCCATCAAATGCATTGGAAGCATTTATTGCAAAATCCTGGTACCAAAAAGGTTATGAAATTAATGGACGAGGCTCAAAATGGCTTACTCAGGAATTATTAATTAAAAATGATGACCTGATAAAAGTTGATGAATCACTTCAAACAAATTCTCTTTTGGTTC
Protein-coding regions in this window:
- a CDS encoding fibronectin type III domain-containing protein, which encodes MKKRFLLSTVFISILLITGCATKSITKEEKALEKKEENIKTKLSFPELAASFREVVKKKQFTIPLPPLAKVDTVISDETNKSIQINFNREFSNLPFRQENVEQIYSSIKDFFGVDYSDYKFSIQTLHKPIEQLIPNYFRKDKSEFDLSRLPSKTFDRPSPVVQNISKPFKIDKGLFQRNIVLWNSHGWYYSSDEDRWEWQRPRLFQTVEDLIPTSFVLPYILPMLENAGANIFMPRERDTQTNEAVVDNDVNELKAGNEKYLEANVDKNHHFKTSEQAGFAVGNPPYPEGYNPFKKGTARFVQADSKSTALVNWIPDIPETGYYAVYISYPASDKNISDAHYSVYHEGGITDFVVNQKIGGSTWIYLGKFKFGNGYNPTTGKVLLSNMTGENPEGKIVSADAVRFGGGMGIISRNGSTSGRPKYVESARYNLQYSGMPDTLVYSFMKDKDDYRDDYQCRAEYANYLNGAPSGPNKNRNEKGLGIPIDLTMAFHTDAGITHNDTTIGTLSIYTIEDNDKKDVFPSGYSRFANRDLADLVQTQICDDIKAKFDPAWSRRQLREADYSESRRPNIPSVLLELLSHQNFLDMKYVLDPRFRFTVSRAIYKAMLRFISTQNGTDYVVQPLPVDHFQAILDNNSGVELKWQPVDDPLKPTAKAVKYVLYTRMDDNDFDNGILVEGNSFKLPNLKPGKIYSFKVTAVNEGGESFPSEILSVCWMNNKKDPVLIVNGFDRICGPATVDTKEFSGFTNFVDAGVPDKYDFNFTGTQYNFDPVSDFRTNDAPGHGASYAYNEGLIFAGNSFDYPFIHGNSIKSCGYSYSSASGEAVWDNFVDLTKYKFIDLILGKEKETHWQKAIVDSLNGTQFVAFPVKLQAALTNFTKAGGNLFVSGSYIGTDLFKPKGKDSTDIKFAHDILKFNWISDHAAKIGKVVSTSNSFIVKNMTFLFNTELTKDIYHVDAPDAIGPFGGSKTILRYFENKFSAATFYKNDYGVVVFGFPFETIQSEEIRDIVMKNIFDLLKM
- a CDS encoding peptidase translates to MKTIIYFLSVVLILTTIKTSGQEKMDTKTLKKMISQYVETKIKYDHKLLNEREKLVVKKLYQASEVIDEIFLDQVYAKNEELKNELQKQSNELAFLTLKYFNINCGPFDRLNHDDPFYGGKEKPLGANFYPDDMTKEEFENWIKNNPSDKNSFTSEFSIIRRTDHKLIAIPYSKYYGDKLTKAAKFLREAAGYSDNESLKKYLLTRALAFETNDYYESDMAWMDLKDSKIEVVIGPYEVYEDGLFNYKASFESFLTIKDPGESKKLEKFGQYLTEMEKNLPYDDKYKNFDRGSESPIVVVNEIYTAGDAKRGVQTLAFNLPNDERVRSAKGSKKVMIKNVHEAKFEKLLKPIAQIVMDKSQLPYVTFDGFFNHTLMHEMSHGLGPGYITVNGLKSEVKIELKETYSKIEECKADILGMYNNNFLVDKGVYPKKSEKQIWATFLAGIFRSVRFGINEAHGAGSAIIYNFLLEKGGYVYDAKTQKVKVDFAKVHSALKELAKIILTIQATGDYNGAKQLIEKYAVDSPSMVTLRNKLVKLPVDIKPVFQIEKEVKD
- a CDS encoding radical SAM protein; the encoded protein is MTFIPSYIKLYKSGELQNQVAEADRILEFCNSCPHDCQAERLNNNFGICLSGSLPIVSSYTAHHGEEPGLSGTKGAGNIFFGNCNLQCIYCQNFEISQNWRQEDSYEVSLEKLAEIMIELQDKHCHNIGLVSPTHFAPQILKSILLAVEKGLSLPIIYNSNGYDSVEMLKLFKDVIDIYLPDLKYGNNENGKSYSNAENYFDFAKLAIKEMYNQVGDELIYENGVVVKGLIIRHLVLPNDLSDSENVFKFIAEELNPNVHISLMSQYFPTNNAHKEILLDRTLRISEYEKALSLMEKYGLKNGWVQELESTNFYRPEFKTDRTKPFN
- a CDS encoding N-acetylmuramoyl-L-alanine amidase, whose amino-acid sequence is MKKLFLLTLVFTINITLIFAQDFTGIKICINPGHGGHDSNDRFIAATGFWESDGNLAKGLYLRDILKNYGANIVMTRTTNTTSDDLALSEIVAIANQNNVDWMHAVHSNAFDAKSNYTLLLFQGRNAAPTYPDCLPMANTMVDEIYKANRTTQKMIAGDFDFYGTGQAYLGVFKGLHMPGTLSEGSFHDYVPESWRLRNAEYKKNEAWAIARSFVSFWKLTPFTHGVAAGLVRDNSLKVDYYYNPNARDGNESRKPLNKIKVTLQPGNKVYNGDEFNNGFYMFDSLAPGTYKLYFEADRYYLDSATVNVVANKTVFADEYLIYDTTAAPTLLSHTPEDLATNVKTVNPIIINFNKEMNQESTKNAFSISPNVVGAFALGDENKTLIFTPKVPLEKSTKYTVTISASAKSIWNVPLENSESFSFTTNDRNRVHLVNSYPRENQYDISNYVLFKLTFDAPITASLGNFKLFDLNNNEESLTNFRLSTENGLGVAYFESKNGLGIFTNYKLMMDGSIKDNEGYPLVDTIWLQFQTLHEKYISGAVVDSFETIGKWKNASRGAESTGIDTIASTFKITYSKYFRGKNSARLAYSFKNENDGICQYFNSDKFNIGSSSSSEFGMWVYGDLSNNILEYWFDSNGIGSSKIFVDTINWSGWKLKRISTSNIPVTGDKFFHSIVVKQSATGTKTSIIYVDDAQYNIVVPVEENKKESAPKRFVLQQNYPNPFNPSTIIEYSIPGVGAGSTSKVLLKIYDVLGNEVATLVNEDKSAGNYRVEFNSENLSSGIYFYKLQSNQNIEIRKMILVR
- a CDS encoding YitT family protein, with translation MTAKLLRKHFLVDYFFISIGAATMALGIGVFLVDAQVVPGGVSGLSMAFYYLSNKTIPVGLLIWVLNVPLFLWGLKELGKKFGIRTFYGFTLNAFFIDFFRGSIPGFHYIRLQESQTIRDLQQNDFLFLILIGSVLIGIGLGIIFKFKGTTAGSDIVASIMQKKYGFKPGQAIMFIDFFVIAVAGLIIEVKHLSPNRPAMSLTLYAFFLLFVSSKLVDIIIDGFDYARMAYIISDKYEEIAKVIMNELSRGATGLKAHGLYKNMEREILVTVVTLREVGQLTELIKEIDPEAFVIIGNVHEVLGEGFRRRI